The Vibrio sp. 16 genome segment CTGTTTCCATTGGTCTATTGGCCCTACACCCTACTTAAGGCAAGTGATGAATAACGATAAACGCCCTTTATACATTCCTTATGCTGGTCCAGCACTGTTAAGTACTCCGTTGCTCAACAAAGGCAGTGCATTTACCGCACAGGAGAGAAAATATTTTAATCTTGAAGGACTGTTGCCTGAAAATACGGAAACGATTCAAGAGCAAGTTGAACGCGCATATCAACAGTACTGCAACTTCGAAAATGATATGGATAAGCACATCTACCTGCGCAATATCCAAGACACCAACGAAACGCTATTTTACCGATTAGTTCAAAACCACATCTCCGAGATGATGCCAATCATCTACACCCCAACCGTTGGGGCGGCATGTGAAAACTTTTCTAACATTTACCGTCGCGGTCGTGGTCTTTTTGTTTCCTACGCAAACCGAGACCGTATTGATGACATCTTGAACAACGCATCCAACCACAACGTGAAAGTGATCGTGGTGACTGACGGCGAGCGTATTCTCGGCCTTGGCGACCAAGGTATCGGTGGTATGGGTATTCCAATCGGTAAGCTCGCGCTATACACCGCATGTGGTGGTATCAGCCCAGCTTACACACTCCCGATCGTACTCGATGTAGGTACAAACAACCCGCAACGCCTTGCTGATCCTATGTACATGGGCTGGCGTCATCCGCGTATTACGGGAGCAGAATACGACGCTTTTGTCGAAGAATTCATGCAAGCAGTTCAACGCCGCTGGCCAGATGCATTAATCCAATTTGAAGATTTTGCACAGAAAAATGCAATGCCTCTTCTTGAGCGCTACAAAGATCGCGTCTGCTGCTTCAATGATGATATTCAAGGTACCGCTGCGGTAACCGTTGGTTCGCTACTCGCAGCATGCCAAGCCGCAGGCAGCAAACTTTCAGAGCAACGTGTCACCTTCTTGGGTGCAGGTTCAGCAGGTTGTGGTATCGCGGAAGCTATTATCGCGCAAATGGTATCGGAAGGCATTTCTGACGCACAAGCTCGCTCTCAAGTATTCATGGTTGATCGTTGGGGTTTATTGCAGGAAGGCATGCCTAATCTACTCGACTTCCAACAGCGACTGGTGCAAAAACACAGCAACACCGCAGATTGGGAATCAGAGAGCAACGGATACTCACTGCTTGACGTCATGCGCAATGCTAAGCCAACCGTATTGATTGGCGTATCTGGTGCTCCTGGCTTGTTTAGTGAAGAAGTCATCAAAGAGATGCACAAGCACTGTGCTCGCCCGATCGTCTTCCCATTGTCAAACCCGACAAGCCGCGTTGAAGCGACACCAAATGACATCATTCGCTGGACCAACGGTGAAGCATTAGTGGCAACGGGCAGCCCATTCGATCCTGTTGTTCTTGACGGCAAGACCTACCCAATTGCTCAGTGTAACAACAGCTACATTTTCCCTGGGATCGGCCTTGGCGTTCTTGCCGTTCAAGCAAAACGCGTGACTGACGAAATGCTGATGGAATCAAGCCGTGCACTGGCAACTTGCTCACCATTGGCCATCAATGGTCAAGGCGCATTGCTGCCACCGCTTGAAGCGATCCATTCCGTGTCGAAGAAAATCGCATTCGCCGTTGCCAAAAAAGCCATTGAGCAAGGCGTTGCGCTTGAAATTACGGATGAAGCTCTTGAAGAGTCAATCGACAGCAGCTTCTGGCAACCTGTTTACCGCCGCTATAAGCGCACGGCATTCTAACGCTACGATACAGCCCCTAAAACAGGGGCTGTTTACATTATGAATGTATTCAATTTTCTTGCTCCTGCTGGCGCGTATCTAACCCCTTACCTCAATGAGATTTCAACTGCATTGATCGCTTGTTTGTTGGTGATGGCTGGCGGCGAAATAAACAGAGTGGTTAGGCGCGCATTAAGAAACTATAACTTTGTCCTCAGAACGGTTGTTTTCATCTTGATTAACGCCTTTGGTTACGGCTTAATCATCGTTAAAGCAACACCTTACCTGTCTCGGACACTCGCCAATCTTGATGCTGGAATCATGTTTAGCACAGTGGTCGTCAGTTTTATTATTATCGGGACATGGGCACAGCGGAACAAACAGATATAGTGAGACGACCTTTTCATCGCCATCAGAATACTCGCTCTTATTTAGCGCTAGGGCTAAAGGCAACTAAGTACCTGTTGATGCTCAGCGTTTTATCGGCGGCAATCTTATTGGCAGCTGACCGCTGGATCACTCATCAAGCCAAAGACCAACTGTTTACTGATTACCAAACGTTGCCACACTTTGACGTTGCGGTTGTTCTGGGCACCAGTAAATACTTGGGCAAAGTACTGAATGAGTATTACAGCCATCGAATTGATGCGGCGATAACGCTGTTTCAACAAGAGAAAGTCGACTATTTTCTGCTCAGTGGGGATAACGCCCATCGCTCGTACAATGAGCCATGGACAATGAAACGCGATCTGCTTAAAGCTGAAGTTCCAGAGGAGAAAATCTTCCTTGATTATGCTGGATTTCGCACGCTAGATTCGGTTGTCCGTGCGAAAGAGATTTTTGACACCGACGATTTTCTTATCATCTCGCAAAAGTTTCACTGTGAACGTGCGTTGTTCATTGCCAACTCGCACAACATCAACGCTCATTGTTTTGCGGTACCGGGGCCGTCTCGTCATTCAGGGTTAAAGGTACGAATTCGTGAAGTCTTTGCTCGTGCGAAAGCCTTTCTTGATGTTTACGTCACCAATACTCAGCCCAAGTTTCTCGGCCCTAAAGAGCCCATCCATCAAGCTGAAAACCCTCAGGTTGAACTCTCGCCGCTAGCAACCTCAGCCGCGTTGTCTACTCACTGACCTCAACTCGATTGCGCCCTTGCTGCTTAGCCACGTAGAGCGCTTCATCTGCGCGGGTCAGCATTTCGTTAACTCGCTCGTCACCTAAAGAGGCAACCCCAATACTGGTCGTCAGTGGGTCGCCATGAATCCATATATGTGACTCCACTTTATGACGGATGCGTTCGGCAAGTTCAGCGGCGTCTTGGTTGTCTCTTCCGGGGCAAAACACCACAAACTCTTCCCCGCCCCAGCGAACCAAACGGTCACTGGCACTGAGCGCACTTAAAGCAACCATGGTAAATTCTCTTAACACATCGTCGCCCATCGCATGTCCGTACAAATCATTAACTGACTTGAAATGGTCGATATCAAGATAGAGAACCGACAACCGCTTACCAGCGTGCCCTGTCGCTGGGTAATGAATATCTAACCAATCACGAATCGAGTGGCGGTTCATCGCGCCCGTCAGCGCATCACGATTCGCCAATTCAGCAAAGTGTATGTTTTGCTCTTTCAGTTCTTTGTTGAGTTTGCGTAAGTGGTCTTGACGAAAATGCGCATGCAAAATAAGTTTATGACTGCGGCGAATCTCCATCACGCTGTAAATCAACGCGAGAGAAATCCAAAACAGCAACAAGCCAAACATCAAACCTTCAGCAGACACGTAGTACCCAATAAACTCAATACTGTGTATTGTCATTTGGTACTCACCTTCACTGTGCCCCGACCCCGTCGCGAGCTCGACTTTAGTGACATTGCTAAATTCAGGAGCAGAGTGCTGAATTGGCACTTTATTGTCGACCAACCACCACGTCATTACCTGTAGGTTTTTAATTGGAATGTCGATTGAGCCTCCACCCGAGCCTGGCGTATATTCGAGGCCGTTGTACTTTTGTGTGTACTCGTTGTCAGGTTGAGAATAGGCAGAGTTAAAATTGCGGAGGTAGAAACGCATTCTTGGACTTTCGGGGCGATCAATCTGCTCAAAGTCAATGTTCATTTTCACCGTATGAAAATGAGTCAGGTCCATACCCTCAAAGATTTTGTCGGTAAGGCCAATAGACACGCCACAATAGGGCCAAGCGTAGTTCGCTGACTTGATCAACTCGCAGCTGAGAATCGCTTTTCCGTCCTCAACTCGGATAGATGAACGACTCTGTCCACCTGCAACTTGGTCATTGGTAGCGAGAAATTGATAAGCATCCGGGGAAATTGTGTAAACACGACTACTGCCATACATCCAATACAGTTGCATGATGAGTATCGTAACGACCACCAAAGAAAAAATGATTTTATGAACGATCTTCAATGAGGATTCCTAGCAGTTACAACTAAAGATACAAAATGCCGTTTTGACAATACTACAACTTTAGTTCCATTTTATCTCTTTTTTACTGATGCATATGCAATAAAAACTTGAGGTCAGTCCTAAAACAACCCGCATGTCTGCCCGCTATTTAAACAAAAGAAATTTAGCACCCGTGTTATTTTTGGTGTTGATAAACCGTTTTGAACGCAGCTTTGCTATAATTCTCCGCTAAAAACACAAAACAAAAGAGCAATGTCATGTCTTTAATAGCAAAAGGTACGCTAAATAAAATGCGTGCTTCTCTCGAAGGCGAGGTTCACTATCGCCTTCCGGTCGGAGATGAAGAAATCGACCTAGCACCATTCATCGGTCAAACCCTGACTCTGACGCATACCGGTAGTATTTACTGCTGCTCTTGCGGCAAGAAAACCAAAAAAAGTTACTCTCAAGGGCACTGCTTTGTTTGCATGAAAAAGCTCGCTAGCTGCGACATGTGCATCATGAAGCCTGAGACGTGTCACTACGATCAAGGTACTTGTCGCGAGCCACAGTGGGGTGAAGAAAATTGCATGGTGGACCATTTCGTCTACCTTTCGAACACGTCGAGTCTGAAAGTCGGTATTACACGCCACACTCAAATCCCTACCCGTTGGATTGACCAAGGCGCCACACAAGGCTTGCCGATCTTTAAAGTCAAAACTCGTCATATCTCAGGGTTGATCGAAGTAGAACTCGCCAAGCATATTGCAGACAAAACCAATTGGCGCACGCTGCTCAAAGGCGATGGTGAACCAATGGCGCTGGAAGAAAAGTTCGCGCAGTTGCTGCCGCTTGTGGAAGACAAAATCGCACAAATTCGTGCTCAATTTGGTGATGACGCAATTGAAGTGCTCAATGCAGAGACCACATCTATCCAATATCCGGTAACGCAGCATCCAACCAAAATCACTTCTCACAACTTTGATAAGAACCCAGAAGTGACAGGCGTACTTCAAGGAATTAAAGGTCAGTACATGATCTTTGATACTGGCGTGATCAACATTCGCAAATTCACATCTTACGAAGTGGAAGTCAGTAGCTAGGATTCCGCTAGCTTTTAGTGACATACAAAAGACCTCCAACTGGGAGGTCTTTTTCATCGTTACGGGTTGAGGATCGCTTTGAGTTCATCAAACAAGAAATCGACTTCTTGGAGCGTATTGTAGTGCATGAAGCCAATACGGACGACACCGCCCGATTTTTCCAAGTCTAATTGCCTCACCAAGCCCAATGCATAGAAGTGTCCATTCCAAACACACACATTGCGTTCACCGAGTTTGCGTGCCACTTCCTCGGGAGAAATACCATCAAAGGTCAGTGCAAAGGTCGGCGTGCGAAGTGCACTGTCCGCTTCTTTTCTTCCCCACAATGTGACGCCTTCAAGCTCATCCAAGCGTTTCAAGAATCGCTCACTCAGAGCACATTCGTGTTGGTTGAACTGCTGAAACGAATCCACCAAACGTGTTCGTAACGGGTCACCATCATAGCCCCATTGAGCCAAGTATTTGACCGCTGCAATCACACCGGCAAGCCCTTCAAAGCTCTGTGTCCCAGTTTCGAATCTTCCTGGGCCAATATCCGTTGCCGGTTCAACTTTATACGGCTGCAAGGTCTGAAGCCATTTCGGAGCAACGTAGGCAATGCCCACATGCGGTCCGAAAAACTTGTAGGCGGAGCAGGCGAGAAAATCACATCCTAGCTTTTGTACATCCACAAGATGATGTGGCGCGTAGTGAACCGCATCGACATAAACCATTGCTCCGACTTGATGAGCGGCATCAACCACTCGCTTAACATCGACAATGGATCCCGTGGTATTAGACGCATAGGTCAGCGCAACTAACTTAGTGTTTTGATTGATTAATGAAAGCAGATGCTCGATATCTAGAGTACAGTCATCTTCTACAACTCTTGCTTGATGAACAATAGCGCCTTTGTCTTCCGCCGCTTGTTGCCAACTCGACACATTCGAATAGTGGTCGAGCGCCGTCACGATAACTTCATCACCTAACTGCCAACCTCGACTAATAGAGCGACTAAGTTGGAAAGTGAGTGATGTCATGTTGGCGCCAAAGACGATGTTGTCAGCCGATTCTGCATTCACGAGTGCGGCGGCGTGTTCACGGGCATCTTTCATCAGCTCAGTGGTACGCTTGCTCGAAAAGTAATGACCCCCAAGGTTGGAATTATAAAAACCCAGGTAGGCATTCATTGCCTCTAATACTGACAGAGGAACTTGAGAGCCACCCGGCCCATCCAAAAAGATGACTGGAAGATCATCGTGAGTTTGCTGTAAGGCGCTAAACTGCGCCCTAACTAAATTAGGAGTGAAGTTCATTCACCGCTTCCTTCGCTGTTAATACAAATACATCCATGTGGCCCGCTTCGCCTTCAATAACCGAGCGGATTGGTGTCGCGTTGTGCCAAAGCTTGTTGTCAGCCAACATGGCAACTTCTCCGCTTTGTAGCGTTTTACGGAAAAATGGCGCTTCATTAAAACTGTTGTAAAGCATGATATCGCCACCTTCAATATTGTGACGCCCCATACCAATCAAAGCGATGTGATCAAACCCATCCTGATGAACACCCTCTGGCGCAACTTGTGTTTCATCGTATACCGCCGAGATACGAATTTGGTGAATTTCGATCTCCTGCCCATTGGCAAGGCCATTTGCCTGAACGAACACTTCGCAGATTTCGCGCATTCCTTCGCTTGCTAATGTGGTTTGTTCTACAGGTTCGAATTGGCGAACAACGTTACCTTGAAAGCGATTGATCTCATCAGTTTGCATAAACTCGTTTTTATTTAGATCGATCACTTTGCCATCTCGAAATTCAACGACGGAGTAACGACGTAATCGATACTGACCATCTGCATGCTCCGTGTTTGGTAACTTAGTAAATGATGGGGCAAGTTGAGCAATGGCATTGTCGCTGAGTTTGGTGAGTTGTAGGGTTGTTTCGCGAGTATGTAACATCATCATCTCCTTAATGAGTGTACATAAAGTAATTTGTTCTTAACATCTTGTTCACAACCATTATTTGCGTAGTTATTCCGTCAAATCAAGAATTTTCAGTTTTTATATCCAACATTTTTACAAATTAAATACAAATAACCACCAATGCATCACTTACTAGTGATAGATACCAATATTGAACAATTCATAACTAAAAAACTAGAAGACTTCACTAACAAGGAATCATTTCGAATTAATTTCAATGGTTTACCGCCTATCCCAAACGCAAAAACGGCAACGTTTGCGTTCTAATCTATAACCATTTATTACAGTTCTATCTCTTGTGAACTGGCGGTTTACCCCCATATAATCGAAAGCGTTAAAAATTAATAAGCGTCACCGCTATGGAGCACAAATGAGCGACGTAAAACACAGTAAATTACTAATTCTTGGTTCGGGTCCTGCTGGGTACACAGCCGCGGTTTATGCCGCTCGCGCAAATTTAAATCCGGTGCTTGTCACAGGCATGCAGCAAGGCGGCCAATTGACGACTACCACTGAAGTTGAAAACTGGCCAGGTGATCCAGAAGGACTAACCGGTCCAGGTCTGATGGATCGAATGAAAGAGCACGCGGAGCGCTTCGAAACCGAAATTTTGTTTGACCACATTAATCAAGTCGATTTCAGCCAGCGCCCTTTCCGTCTGAAAGGAGACAGCGGTGAATACACCTGTGACGCGCTTATTATCTCGACTGGCGCTTCGGCGAAATACCTAGGCCTTGAGTCTGAAGAAGCGTTTAAAGGACGTGGTGTTTCAGCATGTGCAACGTGTGATGGATTCTTCTACCGTAACCAAAAAGTGGCAGTTGTAGGTGGCGGTAACACAGCCGTTGAAGAAGCGCTCTACCTATCGAATATCGCGTCGGAAGTTCATCTGATTCACCGTCGTGATAGTTTCCGAGCAGAGAAAATTCTCGTTAAACGTCTGATGGATAAAGTTGAAAACGGCAACATCATCTTGCACACCGATCGCACACTGGAAGAAGTAGTTGGTGATGATATGGGTGTAACTGGCGTTCGCATTAAAGACACTCGCTCAGACGCGGTTGAACAGATTGATGTCATGGGGGCGTTTATTGCAATTGGTCACCAGCCTAATACTGCGATTTTCGAAGGCCAACTAGAGATGAAAGATGGCTACATCATTGTCCAGTCGGGCCTAGAAGGCAACGCGACCCAAACGAGCATCCCTGGCATTTTCGCCGCGGGAGACGTGATGGATCACAACTACCGTCAAGCGATCACATCGGCGGGAACAGGGTGTATGGCAGCCCTTGATGCAGAGCGTTACTTAGACGGCCTTGCAGACAGTCAATAATTAACCGTCGCTAAAAGATATTTTTCATTTTTAGCTCAAATCCTTAAAGCCCTGCGGTATTCCCGTGGGGCTTTCTTTTGTATAATGCCCTGCTCTAATTGCAATAATAATTATCATTAAGCCTTCATAATGGATAAAAAGAAACAGCGCGGCTTGAACAAGTGGCTCAAACAGCAAAGTAAGCTAGCAAAACGCTGGCTGATGATCGCTGTTGGCCTTGGCGTCTTTTCAAGCGTGTTACTGCTGGCTCAAGCGGCCTTGCTCGCCAACATTCTACATTCGTTGATCATTGAACAAGTTGATAAATCTTCTTTACTCCCCGATTTTGTTGGCTTAGCGATCG includes the following:
- a CDS encoding DUF2797 domain-containing protein, whose protein sequence is MSLIAKGTLNKMRASLEGEVHYRLPVGDEEIDLAPFIGQTLTLTHTGSIYCCSCGKKTKKSYSQGHCFVCMKKLASCDMCIMKPETCHYDQGTCREPQWGEENCMVDHFVYLSNTSSLKVGITRHTQIPTRWIDQGATQGLPIFKVKTRHISGLIEVELAKHIADKTNWRTLLKGDGEPMALEEKFAQLLPLVEDKIAQIRAQFGDDAIEVLNAETTSIQYPVTQHPTKITSHNFDKNPEVTGVLQGIKGQYMIFDTGVINIRKFTSYEVEVSS
- a CDS encoding NAD-dependent malic enzyme, producing MNNDKRPLYIPYAGPALLSTPLLNKGSAFTAQERKYFNLEGLLPENTETIQEQVERAYQQYCNFENDMDKHIYLRNIQDTNETLFYRLVQNHISEMMPIIYTPTVGAACENFSNIYRRGRGLFVSYANRDRIDDILNNASNHNVKVIVVTDGERILGLGDQGIGGMGIPIGKLALYTACGGISPAYTLPIVLDVGTNNPQRLADPMYMGWRHPRITGAEYDAFVEEFMQAVQRRWPDALIQFEDFAQKNAMPLLERYKDRVCCFNDDIQGTAAVTVGSLLAACQAAGSKLSEQRVTFLGAGSAGCGIAEAIIAQMVSEGISDAQARSQVFMVDRWGLLQEGMPNLLDFQQRLVQKHSNTADWESESNGYSLLDVMRNAKPTVLIGVSGAPGLFSEEVIKEMHKHCARPIVFPLSNPTSRVEATPNDIIRWTNGEALVATGSPFDPVVLDGKTYPIAQCNNSYIFPGIGLGVLAVQAKRVTDEMLMESSRALATCSPLAINGQGALLPPLEAIHSVSKKIAFAVAKKAIEQGVALEITDEALEESIDSSFWQPVYRRYKRTAF
- the trxB gene encoding thioredoxin-disulfide reductase produces the protein MSDVKHSKLLILGSGPAGYTAAVYAARANLNPVLVTGMQQGGQLTTTTEVENWPGDPEGLTGPGLMDRMKEHAERFETEILFDHINQVDFSQRPFRLKGDSGEYTCDALIISTGASAKYLGLESEEAFKGRGVSACATCDGFFYRNQKVAVVGGGNTAVEEALYLSNIASEVHLIHRRDSFRAEKILVKRLMDKVENGNIILHTDRTLEEVVGDDMGVTGVRIKDTRSDAVEQIDVMGAFIAIGHQPNTAIFEGQLEMKDGYIIVQSGLEGNATQTSIPGIFAAGDVMDHNYRQAITSAGTGCMAALDAERYLDGLADSQ
- a CDS encoding SanA/YdcF family protein; this translates as MRRPFHRHQNTRSYLALGLKATKYLLMLSVLSAAILLAADRWITHQAKDQLFTDYQTLPHFDVAVVLGTSKYLGKVLNEYYSHRIDAAITLFQQEKVDYFLLSGDNAHRSYNEPWTMKRDLLKAEVPEEKIFLDYAGFRTLDSVVRAKEIFDTDDFLIISQKFHCERALFIANSHNINAHCFAVPGPSRHSGLKVRIREVFARAKAFLDVYVTNTQPKFLGPKEPIHQAENPQVELSPLATSAALSTH
- a CDS encoding 2OG-Fe dioxygenase family protein; its protein translation is MMLHTRETTLQLTKLSDNAIAQLAPSFTKLPNTEHADGQYRLRRYSVVEFRDGKVIDLNKNEFMQTDEINRFQGNVVRQFEPVEQTTLASEGMREICEVFVQANGLANGQEIEIHQIRISAVYDETQVAPEGVHQDGFDHIALIGMGRHNIEGGDIMLYNSFNEAPFFRKTLQSGEVAMLADNKLWHNATPIRSVIEGEAGHMDVFVLTAKEAVNELHS
- a CDS encoding cysteine desulfurase-like protein, whose amino-acid sequence is MNFTPNLVRAQFSALQQTHDDLPVIFLDGPGGSQVPLSVLEAMNAYLGFYNSNLGGHYFSSKRTTELMKDAREHAAALVNAESADNIVFGANMTSLTFQLSRSISRGWQLGDEVIVTALDHYSNVSSWQQAAEDKGAIVHQARVVEDDCTLDIEHLLSLINQNTKLVALTYASNTTGSIVDVKRVVDAAHQVGAMVYVDAVHYAPHHLVDVQKLGCDFLACSAYKFFGPHVGIAYVAPKWLQTLQPYKVEPATDIGPGRFETGTQSFEGLAGVIAAVKYLAQWGYDGDPLRTRLVDSFQQFNQHECALSERFLKRLDELEGVTLWGRKEADSALRTPTFALTFDGISPEEVARKLGERNVCVWNGHFYALGLVRQLDLEKSGGVVRIGFMHYNTLQEVDFLFDELKAILNP
- a CDS encoding GGDEF domain-containing protein, whose protein sequence is MKIVHKIIFSLVVVTILIMQLYWMYGSSRVYTISPDAYQFLATNDQVAGGQSRSSIRVEDGKAILSCELIKSANYAWPYCGVSIGLTDKIFEGMDLTHFHTVKMNIDFEQIDRPESPRMRFYLRNFNSAYSQPDNEYTQKYNGLEYTPGSGGGSIDIPIKNLQVMTWWLVDNKVPIQHSAPEFSNVTKVELATGSGHSEGEYQMTIHSIEFIGYYVSAEGLMFGLLLFWISLALIYSVMEIRRSHKLILHAHFRQDHLRKLNKELKEQNIHFAELANRDALTGAMNRHSIRDWLDIHYPATGHAGKRLSVLYLDIDHFKSVNDLYGHAMGDDVLREFTMVALSALSASDRLVRWGGEEFVVFCPGRDNQDAAELAERIRHKVESHIWIHGDPLTTSIGVASLGDERVNEMLTRADEALYVAKQQGRNRVEVSE
- a CDS encoding DUF3392 domain-containing protein → MNVFNFLAPAGAYLTPYLNEISTALIACLLVMAGGEINRVVRRALRNYNFVLRTVVFILINAFGYGLIIVKATPYLSRTLANLDAGIMFSTVVVSFIIIGTWAQRNKQI